A genomic stretch from Thalassophryne amazonica chromosome 18, fThaAma1.1, whole genome shotgun sequence includes:
- the LOC117530234 gene encoding gastrula zinc finger protein XlCGF8.2DB-like: MNNSEKHKGRQASVKTFSCSDQSKRQKQKGTLNKGMTIQTRQKQFGCFECGQKFAQKSSLRRHMIIHRGQKAFGCSECGQKFARKSSLKTHMIIHRGQKQFGCSECGQKFAQKGNLKTHLRIHTGQKPFGCSECGQKFAQKSSLERHMAIHTGQKPFGCSECGRRFGHKSSLKRHMIIHTGQKPFGCSECGRSFGEIGTLSRHMIIHTGQKKFACSECGQSFGQISTLRRHMIIHTGQKKFVCSECGQKFGQKGNLKTHMIIHTGQKPFSCSECGKGFGDKSNLYRHMRIHT, from the coding sequence atgaacaactcagagaaaCACAAGGGGAGGCAAGCAAGCGTAAaaacatttagctgttctgatcagagtaaaagacagaaacagaagggcactctgaacaaaggCATGACAATTCAGACaagacaaaaacagtttggctgttttGAATGTGGTCAGAAATTTGCACAAAAGAGCTCCCTCaggagacacatgataattcatagaggacaaaaagcatttggctgttctgaatgtggtcagaaATTTGCACGAAAGAGCTCCTTGaagacacacatgataattcatagaggacaaaaacagtttggctgttctgaatgtggtcaaaaatttgcacaaaagggcaacctgaaaacgcacttgagaattcatacaggacaaaaaccatttggctgttctgaatgtggtcagaaATTTGCACAAAAGAGCTCCCTCGAGAGACACATggcaattcatacaggacaaaagccatttggctgttctgaatgtggtcgaagatttggacacaaGAGCTCCCTGaagagacacatgataattcatacaggacaaaagccatttggctgttctgagtgtggtcgaagTTTTGGAGAAATCGGCACTCTgagcagacacatgataattcatacaggacaaaaaaagtttgcctgttctgagtgtggtcaaagtttTGGGCAAATCAGCACTCTGaggagacacatgataattcatacaggacaaaaaaagtttgtctgttctgagtgtggtcaaaaatttggacaaaaagggaacctgaaaacacacatgataattcatacaggacagaaaccatttagttgttctgaatgtggtaaaggTTTTGGAGACAAGAGCAATCTGtacagacacatgagaattcacacatga